The proteins below are encoded in one region of Conger conger chromosome 17, fConCon1.1, whole genome shotgun sequence:
- the ebpl gene encoding emopamil-binding protein-like, which produces MSAASETPAALFTSTTVYSLIACAAQFTVGYLLALLWGRKCTGTDRWVLVWLFYDSIVHITLEGPFVYMSLYGTVATSDNICAELWKEYGKADARWLHSDPTIVSLELLTVVLDSCLALVLVYAILKDKYYRHFVQITLCVCELYGGWMTFCPEWLLGSPSLHTANWLYLWVYLVFFNGVWVVVPGLLLWQSWLSLKRSHQAQPSMCEKKAQ; this is translated from the exons ATGTCTGCAGCGTCGGAGACACCGGCTGCTTTGTTTACATCTACAACCGTATATTCTCTAATCGCTTGCGCTGCACAGTTCACGGTGGGCTACTTACTCGCGCTGCTATGGGGCAGAAAATGTACAGGAACGGACAGATGGGTGCTAGTCTGGCTGTTTTATGATTCCATTGTCCACATTACATTG GAGGGTCCGTTTGTTTACATGTCACTATATGGAACTGTGGCCACCTCAGACAACATCTGTGCTGAACTGT GGAAGGAATATGGAAAGGCAGACGCACGCTGGCTACACTCGGACCCCACTATAGTCTCCCTGGAGTTGCTCACTGTTGTCCTGGACAGCTGCCTGGCTCTAGTCCTTGTTTATGCTATTCTCAAGGATAAATACTACAg GCACTTTGTCCAgatcacactgtgtgtgtgcgagctgTACGGAGGCTGGATGACATTCTGCCCAGAGTGGCTGCTTGGGAGCCCCAGTCTCCACACCGCAAACTGGCTGTACCTCTGGGTGTACCTGGTCTTCTTCAACGGTGTGTGGGTCGTGGTACCTGGACTGCTGCTGTGGCAGTCCTGGCTGTCACTCAAGAGAAGTCACCAGGCTCAGCCAAGCATGTGTGAGAAGAAGGCGCAGTAG